In Rhipicephalus sanguineus isolate Rsan-2018 chromosome 1, BIME_Rsan_1.4, whole genome shotgun sequence, the DNA window GGTAAATAGCCAACGTGGTGGTTTAGAAAGAAGTTGACATCGCAGTGCCTCGATTACGTCATAAATTGCACTTTAGCGATAGACAAGAAGCGTCAGAAGTACAAGTATGCAATAGTCACAGCGCACAGGGGAGGGGGCATCCATCAGTGATAAAGGAGAGGAAAATTCTCTTGGCACGAGTATATTCTATTTTTATCATCCGCTATCCCGACTACTCGATTCTGAAAATAGCGTAGGTGGGACTGTGCTCGGCTCAGTGTTCAGCAAAACTGCCACGTCATTCATGACCAGAAATCCGAAATGTCTGTAATGTTTTATAAGTTATATTCTTTATACTTACAGCAACTGCGATACAACCGGTTCTTATTATTTACTTATCTATTCACGTACTTATTTACCTACTGAACTGTGTGAGCTTAAAAGCCTGTAAAGCGCAATGTTATCATTCCTATCTTCGTTCCAACGATGCAGTGTTATCGGCAAGTATAAAATGTGCCTTGCCAATGCGATCCAAGCGACTGGATGTGACAACAAAGAGTTCCTGATAAAGCAGCTACAGCCAATGCAGCAATACATCCAAGAAAACCACATCGAATGCATTCCAGAAGTCAATGGTATGTCCGCTTTAAAACAGTGGCAGTAAAGTTATGCATAAAAAAAGCGCACTAGCATTTCAATGTAACTCGATTTCtgctttcgttttcttcttcttgttacAGCGTCGTCACAGTCGAGAGCACCCACAGGCTATCGTGCAAAGCTCGACTTGTGCACAAGAGACAAAGCATGGGAGACACAGTTCCTGTGCGCCAAAAAATTTCACACTAAATTACGGAAGATTGAGGACGACAAAGAGGTCGAATCTCACCAAATTTGCAGGTTAGATCAATTTTTATTATCTAGCTCGGTTCTTAGTAATAGCTGTGAAACAGTAGAAGAAtattttacctcgtaagcagcagcATCGACATTTGTTACGTGCAAGCTGAGTTGTTGAAAGTCTCTACGATTGGGTAATATTTTAAGCTGCGAGTGTCAAAAGCTGCACCAAGTAGCACTGACACTTCTTGCTGAGAGCAAATTTAAGCAACACCATTCACCATGCAGGAATCAACAGCAGATGAGTATATTATGTGAGGACTTCCGCCTTGTTAAACATTCTTTAGAcgccattttttgtttcttttcactCCTCGCATCAGGTCTCTAAGTCGCTACTACAGTTGTTTGAACACAGTCCTTCACAGCGAATCCTGCGAAGAGGATACAGAGCTTATGATGCACATGGAATACTTCCCTAAGGTGCTGACCCAAAAATACCGCGAGATGTGCTATGCTGAGCTCAAACTCACTGCCATGAATGTTGCCAAGAGACTTGAAGGTAAGCCTCCGTCATGAAGCGCGTCGTGTTTGCGGTTATCTCTTTGAGCATGTCACCGCGCTAGCGTGATTGCTTCAAGTAGACATTTACATCTTGCACTTCTTGCGCATAGGCTACACTCAAGATCACACGTGCCAGGAAGAAGACGCAACAAAAGAGTTCTTCGCGTGCGGGTTGTTGTTTAATGAGATTGTAAGTCACAATCCTTCGAAAGACAGGATTTGTGTGTAAGTACTCTTCATTCACGTCATTGTTCACCTTTTTGGGCCGCTGAGTACAATTATCGAGAAAATGCTGCTGCTTTATTTGTGGCACATCCAGTATACCACGATGgaccagctttttttttaatcgcttaTGTAGCGTTAAAATGTTCATTATTAGTATATTAACACAATATGAACCTGCTAGACAATTTCATCACATAGTGCTTAGCAGTCAGCCAGGAAACCACAGCTTGGTTTGCAAACTGCTTTACAAATGCAGGCCTAGGTGTATTCTTAAAACGCACATTTTCAATCGCCAAATGCCTTTTGTCGCTCCAAAGAAACAGTGACCTCGGCTGTATTCTTATACCATTTGTCATCAGACAAGACTGAGAACAAGCCCATCAGAGACAGGAATTACCGTATCGTCAACATAAGTAGTGAAACTGAATACGTCTTCACCAAAATGTTACTGTGATAAAACTGTTCAGAGCACAAGATGTCACCCCATCATGTTGTTAAATATATCACAAACGAAACGACCGGCCAGTCACAGACAACGCTTACGAACGAAATGTTTTGTGAATTCAGCCACTTGGTTCGCATTCACAGAGGCTTTGTGGCTTCGACCTTTGTTGGGATATTCACGAAGCATTCGCATTCGTAAAGTCGTTTACAAAGCTGTTGGCAAGCTTTAATTTTCACGGAGGAGAATGGTTAAACTTGGAACAAGCAGGAGCCGATTACTCTACGAAGCGAAACACACCACATTCTGTCGTAAGGATCTCTTTTCGTCTCTCCTCTTGTtgtagtttatttttattttttattttttatttattttttctggggggggggggtgagcacgCCATACGACGTACATTGGTTAGGTATCTTAATCGAGCGTATGCACGGCCTTGTTCGCGCGTATATCAACCCATTGGGATCAAATAACCATAACAGCAGCGACTATTCGGGCACTGTTATACTGAGAGGAAATAGCGATCGTTCGAAGTGACACCTGTGGTCAGTGATTAATTTTGCTTACGCCCCTTTCTGCAGAGCTGCACGGAGGACGACTAGTGGCATTCGCCATTTTCATCTGCTGTGCTTAAACAGCTAAACTACTAGCAATAAAGGTGCATTCTGAATTGATTTAAGTGGAGGTAACAGGTTATAATGCTTGCTTCACGCATTTACGCAGTCATTCGCGAAGTCAGACACCTAGATTTTGCGTTTTACAGAATTTAATATCTTTCTCTCTGCCGACTAAATAGGCAAGGAGTCTACAGTGATGCCATAAAAGGCGGACTGATGGCGCCTCCAAGCGTACTTCGAGGCAGCGATGAGGTGGCGCCGGCTTGCTCCAGAATTTTACCCGCTTACTTCGTTCTCCTTTCTGTATATAGGGCATACCAAAACTTCGAAAACTGCACAAAAGTGATCGCGAAGGATTTGCACTGCAATATCGGTTCCGAGTTCAACACCCATTCCATGCACGTGATGAACGTACTACTCGGCCAGTATGAGAACTTCTGCAAGAATTACATTAGTAAGTCTAGTGCTGCGCTCTCCTTTGTTGTTGTCCTCGTTGTCAATTGCGCACTGAATGATTAACTTCTGGTCCGCTCGCCACTATTCCAGTAACCACAGATAAACCCCCTATAATAGACCCAACGGACAAGCCACCAGCCGGCTGCGTCGAGGACCAGTTTATGGAGAAATACTTCGAGTGCGGCCTCCTTTACGTGTACAATCTGCGTGACGCTATGTACGGCGACAATCCGCAGCACAAGAACCAGGTGTGCGAGTGAGTGCAGCCTTTCTATTGTTGTCTGCCGCTTTGCTAGCTGTCGGCCCGATCATCACGACAGGCATGTCTCCATCATGAATGAACAGCGACTCATTGGACGATTATGATTGGATGATTGTTGGACGACTGTGAAACCGGCTCTCGCTCGGTCATTGTAAGCGCCTATTTATCCTGAAGCCGCACTAACGACCCTAGCAGGGCGGATGGGTTTCCGTCCTGTGCAGTGTGGCAGTGTGGTTTGAGGGTAAATAGTCCCTACGGTCGGCACCAAGCACTCGCAAGCCCTCCACGACGATTCCGCATTGGCCTTCGGCAGATGTGGCGCGTATGCGGTCATTTCATGCCAAAAGTCCGCTGCGTGTTGATCCGATTTTCCCGCAAAAGTCATGCCCGTGTGCTACCCGTTTTCACTGTCATTTCGCAGTATATTTTTGCTTAAACGAAGCCTTTGCTATCGGTTTCCAAGTTTCGAAGCAGGTGTAACACGGTTCTTTGAGATAATAAATGCGAAATACATTTCAGCGTGCGGCGTTGCACAACTTCACCTACCAGAATTTGCATCTTGATGCAAGTTttcataaaacaaaaagaaaaatgtcgTATTTTTCATATCGTAGAAGTTGCA includes these proteins:
- the LOC119375629 gene encoding uncharacterized protein LOC119375629 — translated: MKFVCAVIGKYKMCLANAIQATGCDNKEFLIKQLQPMQQYIQENHIECIPEVNASSQSRAPTGYRAKLDLCTRDKAWETQFLCAKKFHTKLRKIEDDKEVESHQICRSLSRYYSCLNTVLHSESCEEDTELMMHMEYFPKVLTQKYREMCYAELKLTAMNVAKRLEGYTQDHTCQEEDATKEFFACGLLFNEIVSHNPSKDRICVAYQNFENCTKVIAKDLHCNIGSEFNTHSMHVMNVLLGQYENFCKNYIITTDKPPIIDPTDKPPAGCVEDQFMEKYFECGLLYVYNLRDAMYGDNPQHKNQVCETIERHNLCLEEIKKSSSCQSLPEIQASLDYLTNELHQAPGIQCTKAQYKRSGKIRFRTSEQNCLVREYAGTFFTCGTIFLMNTYPNPPSKDEDCRHYNQYLKCYSLLIPCTQQSDIKAAIGKFSDILTEGYADKCRGVKLTDTCDKLVLIKNFFSCGLTYYQSYNEFGATYLVSQPHICKLLEDFHNCSYESVFKNKPNCKETAPLFDNIRL